Proteins co-encoded in one Kribbella solani genomic window:
- a CDS encoding vitamin K epoxide reductase family protein, which produces MPNSSSRAPGERGLAWLLLLGGAAGLIAAGVLTVEKIALLRDPSYVPSCSINPVLSCGSVMSTDQAEAFGVPNPLLGIAGFAIVTTVGAALLAGARFRRWFWLGLQAGVTFGVVFVHWLIFQSLYRIGALCPYCMGVWAVTIPIFWYVSLHNLRTTRIGLGAARMHGVVLTCWAAVVAGLITARFWSYWTTLV; this is translated from the coding sequence ATGCCGAACTCAAGTAGCCGCGCTCCGGGTGAACGCGGTCTGGCGTGGTTGTTGCTGCTCGGCGGTGCGGCCGGGCTGATCGCCGCGGGCGTGCTGACGGTCGAGAAGATCGCGCTCCTGCGCGATCCGTCCTACGTCCCGTCGTGCAGCATCAACCCGGTGCTGTCGTGCGGTTCGGTGATGTCGACCGACCAGGCCGAGGCGTTCGGCGTACCCAACCCGTTGCTGGGTATCGCCGGTTTCGCGATCGTCACCACCGTCGGCGCCGCGCTGCTGGCCGGCGCGCGGTTCCGGCGGTGGTTCTGGCTGGGTCTCCAGGCGGGCGTGACGTTCGGCGTGGTGTTCGTGCACTGGCTGATCTTCCAGAGCCTGTATCGGATCGGCGCGCTCTGCCCGTACTGCATGGGTGTCTGGGCGGTGACGATCCCGATCTTCTGGTACGTCAGCCTGCACAACTTGCGAACCACCCGGATCGGCCTGGGCGCCGCGCGGATGCACGGCGTCGTACTCACCTGCTGGGCAGCCGTTGTGGCCGGCCTGATCACTGCGCGATTCTGGTCGTACTGGACCACGCTGGTCTGA
- a CDS encoding GtrA family protein — MPPNLLGFALINGFTFGVDLGLLTTLRSGLHVPLWLAITVAYCCAFGLSYVLNRAFNFRSHAPVGPQLGTYVIVVIVNYLVLILGLGAGLSYLGLEYHLSRILAGLCEGVFMYCAMRWLVFRDRQPAAEGTTV, encoded by the coding sequence GTGCCGCCCAATCTGCTCGGGTTCGCGTTGATCAACGGGTTCACGTTCGGCGTGGATCTCGGCTTGCTCACCACACTTCGGTCCGGCTTGCACGTACCGCTCTGGCTCGCGATCACGGTCGCGTACTGCTGCGCGTTCGGGCTGAGCTACGTACTCAACCGGGCGTTCAACTTCCGTTCACATGCACCGGTCGGCCCGCAGCTCGGTACGTACGTGATCGTTGTCATTGTCAACTATCTGGTGCTGATCCTCGGCCTCGGCGCCGGGTTGTCGTACCTCGGCCTCGAGTACCACCTGTCGCGCATCCTGGCCGGGCTCTGCGAAGGCGTGTTCATGTACTGCGCGATGCGCTGGCTGGTGTTCCGCGACCGTCAGCCGGCCGCCGAGGGTACGACCGTGTAG
- a CDS encoding DsbA family protein — MSTNARISIGIAVAFAAVVGVLLVLNGRGDGGVQDAAAATDERLVRADSHRLNEAKDGKVTFVEFLDFECEACRAAFPAVEQLRAKYDGKVTFVVRYFPIQSHFNAERAARAVEAAAAQGKFEAMYRKMYDTQTEWGEQQVPADARFRAYAEELGLDVAAWEQKYNDPATLERIKKDVADGDALGVTGTPTFFLNGKKLEPKSIDDLVTSIDAELK, encoded by the coding sequence ATGAGTACCAACGCCCGGATCTCGATCGGTATCGCGGTCGCGTTCGCCGCAGTCGTCGGAGTACTGCTCGTACTGAACGGCCGTGGTGACGGCGGTGTGCAGGATGCCGCCGCGGCGACGGACGAACGGCTGGTACGCGCGGACAGTCATCGCCTGAACGAGGCGAAGGACGGCAAGGTCACCTTCGTGGAGTTCCTCGACTTCGAGTGCGAGGCCTGCCGCGCGGCGTTCCCGGCCGTGGAGCAGTTGCGCGCGAAGTACGACGGCAAGGTCACGTTCGTCGTGCGTTACTTCCCGATTCAGAGTCATTTCAACGCGGAGCGCGCCGCCCGCGCGGTCGAGGCGGCGGCCGCGCAGGGCAAGTTCGAGGCGATGTACCGGAAGATGTACGACACCCAGACCGAATGGGGCGAGCAGCAGGTCCCCGCGGACGCCCGCTTCCGCGCGTACGCGGAGGAGCTCGGCCTGGACGTCGCCGCCTGGGAGCAGAAGTACAACGACCCGGCGACCCTGGAGCGGATCAAGAAGGATGTCGCCGACGGGGACGCGCTCGGCGTCACCGGGACGCCGACGTTCTTCCTGAACGGCAAGAAGCTCGAGCCGAAGTCGATCGACGACCTGGTCACGAGCATCGATGCCGAACTCAAGTAG